The stretch of DNA GGCGCACCAACTTACACAGTAGctatagtatgtacatcaCGCGAGGAGGGATGGGTGCTCGCAGGTACGGGGCAACaaggtacagtagtcaTAACGCGTCTGTTTATAGTATGGACTCCTCTGCTCTTCCAATTCTCAGTGCACTGACAGGTCCTGAATTCCGATATCAGTTACTTGCATACAGAGTCAGCCTGGTAAATGCGTAACTTTTGGAACTGTTGGGAGACAGACTTTACAGTAACAGATGAAGCAGGCAGAGTGGGGAAGAGATAGCATCAGTGTAAGGAAAGTAACAACTGTATAGGGCAGCACAGTGCGAGCATGTACGATACCAAGGAACAGTGAAGAACAAAGAGAGTATTGTGTGTCAGCTTAGCTTTTTCCAATCCACGGGTGACCGTGAGGGGACTGGCACTTTCTTTGTGAACGCGTTTTAGGGTTCACCATGGTTTCAGGCACTGGCGATAATTCAATTTGGTGCACGATGGGGTGAGACTCCTTCGTGTCCTTTATCGTGAAGCGCATTTAATTTCAGTCTCAGGGCTTTTTTTTACCACACGGcggtgtctgtgtcagTTCTTTTTCCTACTGTTAATCCGAGGGGGGCACATTGGAAAGCTTCTCTCGGATGGCGAGACTTAATGTGGGGGGAGGAGTCTCAACTGTGCCTTCCGTGGCAGGCAGGACGACGCCCATGTATCCTCTAAATATACGACCGGGTTCTCAACGAGTGGAACCGTGGGTGGTGGCATTTTCTTAATCACGTTTTCGCTTTCCGGGGGGCCTTCATCACTGGAATTTCACCCTCTTTACCCTTTTATGGTGGGGAGGTCTCGTATCAACCCCTTATACGCCGCCCTTTTAAGCATACATGATAATCCAGAACACGACTTGGGCGGTGCCAAGTAAGCCAGAACAAGTGGAGTCTCTATTAGGTACATGGAACAAGGGCCACGTAATATCGTTACTTCTCGTAGCAGGATATTACGACATTGTCCGTGTGACCGCAACACCTCCACGTCCCTTGTCTGCAAAGTTTATTATGCAGGTGTTTCACAAGGCCATACACCACTGCATGATGATTTGCATATTTTAGGCCAGATATGGAACTTGGCGCTTGGCCAAGGAACAGTTTTGAGGAGACTAttccagtacaagtacagtactcgtactggcAGATCAATATTTCCCTACAGGGAACTACAGCTACAGCTACTACAGATTTCTAAGCTCTCTCCCACGGCCCTGTCGGCGTTTGACTTTGCTCTCTTGGCCGACTCTCCACGAAACCTAACTCTACACTTCCGATGACATCTGATCAGCCACCATAAAAGCAGCCGCAGTGAAACATAACAGATCCGAACCGCCGGTTTTTCCGGTGGGGTGAAAGCAACGGTAATATTGAAGGCGTCCGAAAACGGCGGGCTcagaaacaacaccaacatcaacgCCACGCGACTTTGCTAGGTCTCAGGATAGGGTCAGGTTGTCTCTCCCGAGAAACTCGTGTGGGGAAAAGCTGCTGTTTTCTTGTTGATCCGCACGGTCTTCCCAGAAAGAAAAAACTCAAAGGCAGCAACCTTAATGATCAACTGATTTGGGCCGAGAATGGGGACTGTTAACAAGCTTATGATGATCCTTGGGAATGAGATGAAGACACCGAACTTGCTGCAGTGACTTTTGATAACGGACTCTATAGAGCACCAATCACTGCCAAATAGATGTTTTCCCCTGCTATGAGTTGTGGTCCTGCCTAGGGCTTGCGTAATGCAGGAGCAACATAACGCACAAGAGCTTGCATTGCCATGTTCGTCATTCTTGTTTCTGTCTAGCGAATTCGCTCGAAGCTAAATCGTCTGGCCTTCAGATCTCTCCTCTGGGAAACAAAAGGTCTTACCAGAAAAGAGTATTTTTCAACGGAACACCCAAAACAGATCGTGCCGCTTGTTACATTTAGATATCATGCTGAACTCTATAGATTACAAGGTTGACCTAAATTGTCCGACACCCAGCCGTGGGGTATTTCCCCTTGCATGGTAATAGGTGGCGAAAGCTGAATGATGATGTCGTCTGTGTAGCTGTAGGCCCTGTATGCAACTAGGGAAAGAAATCGCGCACTAGAAGTGATAAAACAGCCGGAACTCAATGAGAAAACCAACTAAAAAGTAATGCACCCCATCCTTTGTTCTCTTGGCTATACTTGGCAACATTTCTGCATCATCTTTTTATCCGAGAAGGTTTGTGCCAGTTGCATTAGAATTCGCATCTCATTGCTTTCTTCCCCGCGTAACAAGTTCCCGGCAGCAGTGATGAAAAAGTATTTTGCAGTTAAACGTGGAGGGCGCACACGGTTCCGTTACCGATAGTAGCTATATATAAGAGACCACGTCCGTAAATTACTCTCGGTACGCAAAATGGTTTTTGGACGAGAAAAAGACGACTCTGAGGGTATCGAACATGTGCCCTCCCCCCAAGACAACCCGTCAGATCAGACGTCAGACATCATCGCTCTGAACGAGAAGGCTTCTAATGAACATGATGATCTCCCCACTATCCCCAAACCCGAGGGAGATGCCCCAGTCAACTCTGAACTGGACCCCGACAATCCGCTGATTCGATACAGTCGCGCTGAGCTCCTCGAGATTGCCACCCAGTTTGCGGTGGATAACGACCTTGCCGACAAAGCGGAAGCATTCAGAAAGGGCGCCCTAGTGGCCCAAGACCCTTCCGGTTTCGAGAACATCGACATActtgatgacgacgacagaTACTGGCTTAACCGTGAGATCACCAATAAGTGGGATCATCCCATGAAGGTTTACTACCTTGTTGTGTGCTGCTCcttggctgctgctgtccagGGTATGGATGAGACTGTTATCAACGGCGCCAACATCATTTTCCCTGCTCAGTTTGGTATCAAGGAGGATTCCGGTGTTGTGTCTCGAAAGAGTTGGctgcttggtcttgtcaaCTCTGCTCCTTATTTGTGTTGTGCATGCATCTCGTGCTGGATGACTGACCCTATCAACAAAGTACTTGGCCGAAAATGGACAGTGTTCTGGACCTGTTTCTGGGCCGGAGCCACCTGTTTCTGGTCTGGTTTCGTCAACACCTGGTGGCATCTGTTTATTGCCCGGTTCTTCCTGGGATTCGGTATTGGTCCCAAGTCCGCCACAGTTCCCGTGTACGCTGCCGAGTGTGCTCCTCCCAGGATTCGAGGTGCCATGGTTATGATGTGGCAGATGTGGACTGCTTTTGGTATCATGATGGGCTATGTTATGGATCTTGCATTCTACTACGTCAAGGATAGAGGAACTATTGTCGGCCTAAATTGGAGACTGATGCTTGGTTCTGCTTTGATTCCTGCTCTTCTGGTCTGTATTTTTATTGTCAAATGTCCTGAGTCTCCCAGATGGCACCTCGCTCGAGGAGAGATCCGAAAGTCGTTTGAGTGCATGCGAGAAATTCGACACACTGACATACAAGCCGCTCGAGATACCTTCTACGCCCACGTTCTTCTGATCGAAGAGAACGAGATGAAGAAAGGAAAGAACCGATTTGTGGAGCTCTTTACCGTGCCTCGAAACCGGCGAGCAGCCTGGGCTTCTTTCATTGTCATGTTCATGCAGCAGTTCTGTGGTATCAATGTTATTGCCTACTACTCCTCCAACATTTTCATGGAGTCTGGTTTTGGTGCTATCCAAGCTCTTCTGGCTTCGTTTGGTTTTGGTGCTATCAACTTTGTGTTTGCGTTGCCAGCTGTTTACACTATCGACACATTTGGTAGACGGGCACTATTACTGGCGACCTTCCCTCTGATGGCTATATTCTTGCTATTTGCTGGTTTCTGTTTCTACATTGGCCAGAACGATCCCACCCACTCTCATGCTCGTGTCGGTTTAATTGCTCTAGGTATCTATCTCTTCTCAGCAGTTTACTcctgtggagaaggtccAGTGCCCTTCACCTACTCGGCTGAAGCCTTCCCTTTGTACGTTCGAGATTTGGGTATGTCGTTTGCCACCGCCGTTTGCTGGCTCTTTAATTTTGTTCTAGCCGTCACGTGGCCCTCTCTCCTGGCAGCCTTCACTCCGCAGGGTGCCTTCGGATGGTATGCTGCGTGGAATGTTGTCGGATTCTTCTTGGTCCTGTGTTTCTTGcccgagaccaagaacctgACTCTGGAAGAGCTTGACAAGGTCTTCAGTGTCCCCACCCGAGTCCACATGAAGTACCAGTTCAACGCCTTCAAAATCAACATTCAGCGAACAATATTACGAAAGGATGTGCCCAAGCCTCCTCCGCTCTATGCCCACGAAGCCGGTATTGGTGGTACTTCTCACTGGAGCTCCAAGCCTCAGCCCAACGCGAACACTGCCGAGTTCGTTTAAATTATTCCTGCCATCtaatttatttttattgtttAAATAGTGTGAACTGTCTTGTAGGTGTTccagtactgtagatgaGGCTTCAGGACTGATGGTAGACATCCTCCACCAGTTCATGGTGCAGGTTTACTGTAGGTTTTGCCCCGCGAAACCAGATGAGGGGTTCGAAATAGAGTTGAAATGGTGCAGCGCTCATCGGACATTTTCGGTTATCTCCGACGATAAGAGGTCGCGTAGAATGAGAATTTCAatgaatttttttttatatgAAACGATACATGAATACACAGTCTCTTATATGGTGTAATTTTCAGTGCCACAGACACTTTTCAGTGATCCGATAAATAAATAGCGTACGACTTTGAACATGTCTGTGACTTGGCGAATGGTGACGTTCAATTAACGAGCTGGTTTACGCAACGGTTCCAAACTTGAAGGCAGTGAACATCATGAGTATTGTATGTATCGCACTCATATTAGTGTCTCTATATTGCTACATACGCACGTCCGGACGATATGGTGATGCTACAGGTTGAAATGAAATTGTTGTCCTAGACCCTCACAGGTGACAAGAATCAATTTACTGGTTGAGTGCGATGACTTCAAAAGCTCaacgtacaagtacactcATTACAATGTGTTAGAGGTGTATACTCGGATCTCAAAGTAAACAACACACATATAATGATGAAGTTTTCGACATCAACAGACAACCGTTTCATATCATCGATGCAGttctcaacagcagcaagaaTCAGGCTCCAAAACAACATCTGCTGACCGACTTCAGCAAGATAAATTTTGGAACAAGTCAGAGAAAGAGCTTCAGACTGATTTCCAGCTGTCCAGTAAGTCACAAGCGCAAGGATTGAATCTGAGAAAGTCCATTTCAGAGGCTGACAAGAGACACGAGATTCAAAAGGCTCTGTTAGACATgttggacaagaagaacgacTCTAAGAAGTTAACTATCTACTGGCTTAAAAGCCACATCCAACGACTTTTTGGAAGCCCTCCGAAAGACCTCCTGATCAAATCGAAGAGTCTCTCTTGACCGCGTACTCTGAATGCGTTGACTCGACGACCAAAGACTGTCCCAAAGAGAGAATAAAGAATGACAATGTTCTCCGGAGTGAGTCCGATACTCCCCATTTCAATGACATGTGGCAAGCTTATTATGCTGACACCAAGCTGAGAAGTCAGACTTATGTACACAAAATATGGCGAGTCTGAGACTCGAGGGCTTGGAACTGGCCAAAGAACAGACAAGTCTGACGAAGCGATTTCAAGTTTTGATGAGATTGGATAGTCTCAGACAGGAGAAACCCTCCAACAGAGGCTTCAAGCTAACCTTCCTTTTCGTCTCGAACAAAACAGACGCTCCTCACCCTATCTGCTGCTTGAGTCCGAAGAGGCGACAGCGTCGCGATTATTAACAGACGGTTCCCCCCTCATTGGAAGATGTCTATGGCCTTGACATTTTCCATCCTGATTCCCTCCCCAAGTTCAATAGTCCATGAAAGCAGATTGAAGAGCTGGATGGATGGGTGGATCATGTACTTggaagctggaggagttgcGTGTGTAGTGGGGTAATTACGAGCGCCTCATATCGGGGATGATATTTCCAGAGTACAATCGAGTCGTCTGTCTcctgctacaagtagagcgACTGTCTACCATTGCTTTCCATTACACGGCACGCATATCATGCTGTATTTTCTGGGCGTGCAGATTTGCTTCTGCCATTTTTGATAGGGGTACATAAATTGTTCGGGAACACAATGAGGGCACAAGCGCGTTTTGCGTCGACATGATTAATGCGTCGCATCTGAGAAGATCGtaagtatgagtacaagtagctacagtacaagtacagtaggtactgtactcgtacccgtacaagtacttacACAACCCACACACACTCGTCTATTGCAACTGTAGGTTCCCTGACATCATCGTTCTACTCCTATGATCGTAGCGAACGATGGCGACACTTGCCTGTGATACCTGGAGACGTGCGAGATCTTCTTTCTTGCACATAATGAGTTTGGCTGTCTTATAATATTTTCCGGGCTGTGTATACCCGCTCCAACTGTCTGACATCGAGAATGGATAAAAATGGAACCACTTTGGGTCCCTAAGAAAGCAACGCAGCTGGAAACTACGTGAAAATGTGGACAAAGGAAAAGttccactacaagtacagtacagtacatagtAGCCCGATCCAAGTGTCACTGTCTGTCCACAATCATCGATCCAAAGTGTCAACACAGCCCAGGCTGACAGCTCTTCGGCTCTGATCTTTGTCCCTAGTCTTGGATGTGAATGCTATTTTAGGAGGCAGTGACAGTCCTGAACGCGTGGCGCATaaacgaaaaaaatataaaaaatcTCCGTCTCCAGGGCGATACGATCGCCGGCCAGCTTCTGAGGAAGCTGCAAAATTtacacaagtacaagataTCATATATACTAGTACAAATACACTGTACATGCAATATGTTTCAATGGCTGCTCCACATGAACTCTGTTGTATTTTCACCCCCTTTTACGCGTGTGACTGAAACCCAAATCTTATACAGTGCGTGTGGATCCCTTTTGAGAAGACAGCGCCCAGCGTCCATAAACACACAGCCGTGTGGATGGCACGAGCTAGCCGATGCTAGTGCaaaactactgtacaataccgAGGAGAAAAATTATCTGGGTGAGCCACCAGCGACCAGCGAGTAATTTAATGATTTATTGAGTATTAAATTAAAAATGAGCCAGGGGACAAGATCCATCTTGTCTCTATTCTACCAAAAGCCAGTTACAGTAATAAGTAAATACGATCCGTAAGACTGTATTAAACTTACAGAAGCATGGCAACAGCGGCGATACCGGCAGCGGCGACAGATCCACCAATAGCAACGGCGCCGTTGGCAATGGGGATAGATCGGAAGAGCGGTTCAGGGTGGGGAGGGTGCCGTTGGTGGGGGCGTGGCAGCCTCCAGTTCCGCAAGAGGTGATGGTGGCGACAACAGTGGAGTTGACATGGACAATACCAGTCTCAGTGACGGTGGGAGCGACGGTAACGTTCTGGGCGGCAACAAGGCCGGCGGCAGA from Yarrowia lipolytica chromosome 1D, complete sequence encodes:
- a CDS encoding uncharacterized protein (Compare to YALI0D00132g, similar to uniprot|Q9P3B9 Neurospora crassa related to myo-inositol permease), which produces MVFGREKDDSEGIEHVPSPQDNPSDQTSDIIALNEKASNEHDDLPTIPKPEGDAPVNSELDPDNPLIRYSRAELLEIATQFAVDNDLADKAEAFRKGALVAQDPSGFENIDILDDDDRYWLNREITNKWDHPMKVYYLVVCCSLAAAVQGMDETVINGANIIFPAQFGIKEDSGVVSRKSWLLGLVNSAPYLCCACISCWMTDPINKVLGRKWTVFWTCFWAGATCFWSGFVNTWWHLFIARFFLGFGIGPKSATVPVYAAECAPPRIRGAMVMMWQMWTAFGIMMGYVMDLAFYYVKDRGTIVGLNWRLMLGSALIPALLVCIFIVKCPESPRWHLARGEIRKSFECMREIRHTDIQAARDTFYAHVLLIEENEMKKGKNRFVELFTVPRNRRAAWASFIVMFMQQFCGINVIAYYSSNIFMESGFGAIQALLASFGFGAINFVFALPAVYTIDTFGRRALLLATFPLMAIFLLFAGFCFYIGQNDPTHSHARVGLIALGIYLFSAVYSCGEGPVPFTYSAEAFPLYVRDLGMSFATAVCWLFNFVLAVTWPSLLAAFTPQGAFGWYAAWNVVGFFLVLCFLPETKNLTLEELDKVFSVPTRVHMKYQFNAFKINIQRTILRKDVPKPPPLYAHEAGIGGTSHWSSKPQPNANTAEFV